In the Pungitius pungitius chromosome 5, fPunPun2.1, whole genome shotgun sequence genome, one interval contains:
- the LOC134129044 gene encoding uncharacterized protein LOC134129044 has protein sequence MPSSQVVILIAWALFIFARLGAISQRHRRRRLFLRRIRLLTDQVMADRPPMYCRVDATVPILRLWFDEEAEIKQDLRLTRTAMNSLQRLLDRNQDHGWGNQLEVLIYTYWLAHGLSYRVVAKVFNVPRPTVFRVIHKVAQNIWNNLNKAISFPHDLQAVGQGFVALSGTPAFHNVVGAIDGTHIRIKPPVLHRLDYLNYKGFYSINMQAICDAEGRFLDIFVGYPGSVHDTRVMKNSSFYTSGRYPPPGYIILGDGGYPCLQTPICLLTPYKEPVRGRVQQRFNYRQSKARSIIERAFGVMKTRWRSTLFRALEVKPTFAPQVIASCAFLHNVCLDNGDTLDPDEDIARDDLDPHPPHEPMALNEASGNAARDALAAQVSGDVQAT, from the exons ATGCCGTCGTCTCAGGTCGTGATATTGATTGCCTGGGCTCTCTTTATCTTTGCACGCTTGGGTGCCATCAGTCAAAGACATAGAAGAAGACGATTGTTTCTCAGACGAATACGACTGCTCACGGATCAAGTCATG GCTGATCGTCCACCTATGTACTGCAGAGTTGATGCGACTGTGCCCATCTTGCGCTTATGGTTTGAtgaagaagctgaaataaagCAGGACCTACGCCTGACCAGGACAGCCATGAACAGCCTGCAGAGGCTTCTAGACAGGAATCAAGATCATGGCTGGGGAAATCAACTAGAGGTCCTCATATATACCTATTGGTTGGCACACGGACTCTCCTACCGGGTGGTGGCAAAAGTTTTCAATGTCCCCAGGCCAACAGTATTTCGAGTAATACACAAGGTGGCACAGAATATTTGGAACAATTTAAACAAAGCTATTTCCTTCCCACATGACCTGCAAGCTGTGGGTCAAGGATTTGTGGCTCTATCGGGGACCCCTGCATTCCACAACGTTGTAGGGGCGATAGATGGCACACACATTCGGATTAAACCACCAGTACTACATCGTCTAGACTACCTTAACTACAAAGGCTTTTACTCCATCAATATGCAGGCCATATGTGATGCAGAAGGAAGGTTCCTGGACATCTTCGTGGGTTACCCTGGGTCAGTCCATGACACGCGTGTGATGAAAAACAGCTCCTTTTACACATCTGGACGTTACCCCCCGCCAGGATACATTATTCTGGGTGATGGTGGGTACCCCTGCCTCCAGACCCCAATATGCCTGCTCACACCATACAAAGAGCCAGTACGTGGACGAGTGCAACAACGCTTCAATTACCGCCAATCAAAGGCACGCAGCATAATTGAGCGTGCCTTTGGGGTAATGAAAACAAGGTGGAGGTCAACTCTGTTCCGGGCACTGGAAGTCAAACCTACCTTTGCACCCCAGGTTATTGCTTCATGTGCATTCTTACACAATGTGTGCTTGGACAATGGAGACACACTGGATCCTGACGAGGATATTGCCAGGGATGATCTTGACCCCCATCCTCCCCATGAACCAATGGCACTCAACGAAGCCTCAGGGAATGCTGCACGCGACGCACTGGCTGCCCAAGTTTCCGGGGATGTGCAGGCCACATGA